ggagaaagagaagagtccATACAAAGGCAGATATAGGGTAGACACAAGGAAGCAAGACAAGGCATCTTAAAGCTATTCTACTGGAAGACTAAACAGACTTCTAGGGATCTAGTTCTAGTTAAAATACACAGCCTTTTTCAAAGGGATCATTTGTTAAACTTCAATAAGACAACAGAACTGAAAAGCAGCAGGATTCACATACCCTGGAAATAGCTCTGTAGGTTTCCTGgtatgtttctgcttcaaaaggtGGTTTCCCTACAAGAAATTCATAGCACAGAACTCCCAGGCTCCAAATATCCACCTTCTCATCATGTGTTCTTCCCTCAATCATTTCAGGAGGTAAGTAGTCAAGTGTCCCACAGAGAGTTGTTCTCCTGAAGAAAAGTCCAAGTTAATCATTTACCAATTATGGCAATTATGAGatcatttccagagccagataGAAGATAACGCTGACAATTATCTATTCCTCAGTTCAGTCTACTCTGGAGATTCAACACTACCAGAGAGTAAATGCTAGCAGTAAGCACCTCAGTCACTGCATTCTGTCTTAACCTTCCTTGTTCCATCCTGCTAGCTGGATCAAATAGAGTCTTCCTCTGTCAGCTGCAATTCtgatcagctgaaggaaatatCAGACTAAAAATATACTTCAGATGTTTGAACACAAGCACTGTTCTGTCACCTCAGGGATCACTAACTCTACAGCAGTACAACCAGCTTCTTCACTTGCTTCAAGTTCAGCAAGTTTTCACCTATGCAGGTTGAAAACAAAGACAACATTCCCTCTGTGATGCAGTGGCCCAGTTCAAGGAttctcttccccccaccccccagtgtTCAGGAAGTTCCTATTTATCTTCATTCCACAACTGGAAGAATGACAATAAAATATTTCCACTACATTGGGTCTATATTGCATTCTCACCTAGAAGATGGCGCATGCACAGACCATCCAAAGTCAGCAATTTTTAACTCTCCATTTGAGCCAAGCAGCAAGTTTTCTGGCTTGATGTCTCTGTGAATCACACTCTTTGAATGGCAGTATGATAGGGCATCTGCTAGTTCTGTCATGTACTGTATTTAGAAAGAATAAACCATTAAAGGACTGACACATCATCACTCCAGATTACCTGGCTAGAGCAGATCCTTTCCTAGACATAATTTAAACTTAAACTAAAGTGACAGCAGTTACTCAAACGCTTGAAGTCTGGCAATAGAAGCTGTGCCTGGAGTGACCAAGCACTTTTAATAACAATGCTGAACACATATTAGTGTTGTGCAATATTTTGTCTGCCCAAATTAATCTTTGTTAAAACTGCACAAGCAAATTGGTATCCAAGGACTCAGTTTCACAGAACACAGAAGTTTATCTGAGAGGTAGTTTGACAGTTCAGATATGAAGAGTAAGCAAGATCTAAGAAGCAAGAACCTACAGTAGCAGTTCTTTGTTCATCAAACTTGCTAAGTTTCTGAAGTTCTTTGAAGACTTCTCCTCGAGGTGCATactctaggataaggtagaCTCTTGTAACATCATGGAAGTAGCCATATAATCTGAGAATGTTGGGGTGCCTGCAAAAATATTTAAAACTCTTCTGAGCAAGGCATTTTCCCATAGAATTTCCAATTCctgcctccccccaccctcAAGGCAAGCACAGGAACTTGAACATTTTGTAAGCATTTCTTCAGCTCACAACATACCCATTAACACTTTCACAGCAGACAGATGGTGTTTATCAAAGCACCAGCTTTGACTCCCTACTAACAAACAATTAGCCAAGAGCTTCACTAATTCATATCTTCTTGAACATACTTTTCTACAGCAGCTGGAAAATTAGATTACCATTAAAGAGCCAATTCCCATGGGCCTTGAAAAGTTTAAACTCCTTCTTTAAAAGCTAATTTCTTCAGCAAGTTTTGCTTATTTTCTAGGAAGCAGAAACAAGCTGAGACTCTTGAAATTGCAGTTATCCACATAAATACAAGTAGCAGAGAAGGGTTTTTTGTAAACAAGAAGATTGATACCTTTGCTGCAAGGCAAAGTTAGATCTTGGCATAGAAAGGCAAAAATCTTAGCTAACAATTTCAAACTGTCAGTTTTTAAAAAGGAACATTTCCCTAACAGAGTATgctatcacagaatggcagaggttgaaaaggacctctagagatcaagtccaaggtTACTTTATTTGAACACAAAATGTGCAACCAATCACTAAATTTTACCTAAGATGAGACTGGATTTCAACTTCTCTTCGTAGTTGATGTTCAACACCAGCTTCCTCAAGTTGTGTTTTAAAGAGCACTTTCAGAGCAAGAATAAATTTACTCTGCTTTTCACGTGCCAGGTACACATTCCCAAATTTTCCTTTCCCCAGAGGACGACCAATTTCAAAATCATCAAGagaccattgccttctgcaagagaaaaaagaaagttatAGAAGCTAGATACTTGTGTTGGCTTTTCCTCCCAGATTTATGACTTCTGTTCCTGTTCAGTCAATACTTGGAGGTCTGAACTAAATTTTAGTCTTTAAGAGAACATCAAGATGATCAAATATGCACTAAGACTTATCCAAAGAGTGTTCTGAAAGTTAGTCTCTTCCCTCCTACAGCTGACACTAAAATATTAACATCAACCATATTACTACAAAAATCAAGCCCGTGTATACCAAGCCAGGCTTGCTTCAATGTGCTGCATTATAAGTGCATGTTAGAACTGTGTAAGGTAGGCACACCACAAATCTAGCTCCATCCTTTGCTAGACTCCAGTTTCTTGTGTGTACTAAGGAAAGGAGGCTTTCCTTTCCAGCATACATCTTGATTGAAGCAGTGGCTATCAGTGCTCTCTCACAGAAAGAGGTATTATTCATTCAGCCAAAGGTTTTCTTTAGATTACAGGAAATCCTTGTTCCCCAAAAAAAACATCAGGTTGAATTAAGCATTCCTAAATTTTCATGTTGTCTCTGAACTGCAAAGCCACTGGTCTCTACAACCTAGGAGTTCAAGTAGCCTTCATCATAGCTGCAGCTTTATTGCAGCATAAAGTCCTAGAAGTTAAAAAACAAATTTAATCCAACGGGCCTCAATTAGAACAATTTTGGCATAAAACTTACTTTTTATTCTCTTCATTTTTGGTTTTAGTAGTCTCTTCAGTTTTCTGTttagagctgctttctgcttcagAGGTTTTTGCTATGTATAGAGAAGAAGATCCAACTTTGAGAACCAGACCcatgaaacaaaagaaaaaaaatacacacagGAGCAAATCTAACCTCTGTGGAGCAACTGCAACAGTTCTTTGAATACATTCAATGACAACTTAACTTAGTGTAGTTTACTAAAAGCAGCATCTCACTCGTGTGTACTATTAAAATGTCATTTTAAAAGCTTTCTTATAAAACATAAAGGTTCCCTCACCAAAAATCAAGTAATCTTGCATGTAACATGAGTACTAGCAGAGTGCAAATGACACTAAGTCACAGCTGACTAAAAAGCATCTGGAAATAGTTATGTGCCCATGGTGGCTCTAAACAGATAATTTCAGCAATAAAGACAACGCAGCAACACCTAGGCTGAAGAAAGTGCTGCTACTGTTTCAGGTCATAACTAAGTATATCTCTATAGGACTGTCCCACATCAGTATCAGTtgcactgctctctgccttcATAGAAGTATCACAGGTGTCACAACTGTATAAACACATGTGCACATCTTCAGAATTACCAGGTACTGGAGCCTGTTTAGGTTTTTCATTGCTCTTGCTTAGAACTTGAGGCCTAGCAGTCGCTTGGATGGGTTTTGGTcggggctgctgtgctgtctgGTCATTAGACAGTTTTTGGTTTGACAGCACAGATTTTTGTGCTTGCACAGGAACTCTCTGTGCAAAGTTTGAAGAACACAGAACACGTTGGGCTTGAACTCCACCGTCCAGTATCCGGCTCTGGGCAGAATGCTGAGACACAGGGACACGTTTTGGGCCATCCCCAATGGGATTAGAactcttcagaaagaaaaaaatacattcaTTTTAGAATAGCATACTGTGACCTTTGTGGCTTCATTcagtagagaaaaaaaatacagagcaCATGAACAGGAGGTATTAAGGCAGTCCAATCTTATGTTTGATGAACTAAAACATCCTCCAATTTTCTATTGATGAAAACAAGAATTCACCATTTTCTAACAGCATACTTACTTATAGCTAAGAAAAGAACTTTCCCAGGTACATCTGAAGACCATCAGCCAAATACATTAAGACATTAGATCCTTACTGTAAAAACATACAGTGCTTAGAGTCTTATTTCCTTTAATGCTTTTCATCTTAATATATCTTACACTGCAAGAGGAATTCAGTAAAACAAAGCAAGTTTATTTGGCGAGGGTCAGCTATCTACTTTTAATCCTTTGCTTACAATAAAGGAAGATAGTTTAGGCTTGTACTTAAGAAACCCTTACTTTTTCTAGACCACTTTGCTTACAGTTAAGCTCAAATGCTAACGATGAGCTTCTCACATTTTCTCACCCTCTAGTGACACCTATGTGACAATTCTTCCCCTGCATATTTGATCTTCTGGTCCAGTTATAACTGAAAATAACACATTGACAGCTTGATCAATAAGTTTTGCTGATTCTGTTCCAGAACCTTAGCAGGACCTGTGATCTCAAGCTAGTGAGAAAGCGTCTGTGTTTCTAGGAAAAGCAATCAGAATAATCTTGAGTACTGTTGCATGGCACATCAACAGAAATATTAGCAGAGTGCTTGCTTCTAGAATCCATCTTCTGAATTAATTGATCTCTCACAAGTGCTTTTTCCTTAAAGCATCTAATATTTAATATAAGAGGAGAAGCTCCCAAACGAACTGTGGCATACAAATACTAAAGAATAGTAAGCCTTGGGCACCCTTTCCTCCAAGACAAAGTTATTGAAAGACAAAATCGGCAATTTTCTCCCGCACACAGAAAATACAGTTTCAAGgcacttcccctcccccctttttgtTGCTATTTAGCACAGTTAATAGTCGCCACACACAGCCTGAAATCCATAGCTCGTGTGATCAAGAAAAACACATCCACCAACCTACCAAGTCACTTACTTTCATAACACGATTAGGGTACGCAGAATAGttctgttttgtgttcttgtccaTAGTGACCGAGTATAAGAGCTACATATAGCTCAGCCTACAGAGGAGACAGAGTGAGTTCAGGTTAGCTCCACAGCAAACGCTGCTTTTTAGATCTTTTACTTCAAAGCCCTGGGTACTCACGGAGGCCCTAAGGCGTGCCCAGGCCTAGCCTGCCCCACGGCCGCCTCACATCCCTACCCCATAACGGCCAGCCAGCGCTCGCAGCCTCCCACTAGCCAAGCCAATCTCGCCCATCCCGACACCTCCGTTAAGGCATGGTGCCGGCACTGCAGCCCTACCCGCGGGCGGCATCGCAGTGCAGCTCACCCTCACCTCTAGCTTCCTCCGCCACCTCCGGCCGCCGCGACTGTTTGAATTCAAACCGCTCCCTTAAATACCCTTTAAACTACCGCCCCTCGCCATTGGCCCGTCTCCCGCAGTTCGCGCACGATGATTGGCTACTTTTCAACCAGTCCGCCCGCCGATTGGCTCTCCCCGCGCTCGGCTCGTTGCGAGGCCGAGTCCTGTTGCTGTGAGTATCCGGGGCGCATGCGCAACGGCGGCCTGCTGCGTATCCGGGTAGGTCGGACCCTCCCGCCCAGAGGGCGGTGTTTGCGCTACAGGCGTACTTTACGTACCGCCTTTCCGTCGGTGGCTTCTTCCGTACTCCAACTGCGTGCATCGGCGCCCCGCTCACACACTTTTCTCCGCGAAGTCTCTGCCTGGCCGGGTCTTCCGTTACGCAAGTCGCGTACGCCGAGACCACCCACCTGTGGCAACGCTACAACTACCGTCCGTTCCTCACAGCTACTGGCGCTCCGGAGGGTGCCGCCGCCGCGGGGGAAGGGCCTCAGGTTAGTCTTGCATCCTGCGAGGCACCAGCCTCTTCCTACTCCTCCTCCACGCACGCACCCACCCGCCGACCCGACCCGGGCTGAGGGAGAAGCGGTGCTGCCACCTCGCGTGGAGCCGAGTGCGAGTGGGGCCGGGGGCCATTGTGTCCAGCTAGCGGGGTAGGTGCCTCGGGTGGCAGCTCGCAACCCCGAGGAGTCGGAGGACGGGCGGAGGAGTGAAGCAGGCCTCTGCCTCACTCTCACCCGGACGTgtggcccagggcagcactcCACGTGCCGTCAGCTCTTGAGGACAAGTCTGAAGGGGActcctgccttggcacaacACAACGCACCGGGAGACACCTGCCCTGAGGTACCTTCACGAGCTCACGGACCCCTCGTGTCCCACCAGCAGTGACCTGCATCCCGTGTCAGCTTCCAAAACCGCACGGGTGTTTGAGGAGACGCTGAGCGCAGCGGCAGGACAGCGCTAGCAGCAGACGATCAGTGAGCACAGTTTGTGAGTAGCAGTGAACAAGGGAagtgaggctgctctgctgtctcAACTGCCAGCTGCCTTTGTGGTCCTGCTCACACCGGTGAGGGGGACCTTGGCTGCCGACTGATAAACGGCAGCCGAAACTAGATTCAGTACTTCAGGCCTTTGAAGAACTGTGATTGAAGGCAGCTTCTAACTGTCACTGAAAACAACTGCGGAGGCGACCCTATTGTGTGT
The window above is part of the Pogoniulus pusillus isolate bPogPus1 chromosome 29, bPogPus1.pri, whole genome shotgun sequence genome. Proteins encoded here:
- the AURKA gene encoding aurora kinase A, which produces MDKNTKQNYSAYPNRVMKSSNPIGDGPKRVPVSQHSAQSRILDGGVQAQRVLCSSNFAQRVPVQAQKSVLSNQKLSNDQTAQQPRPKPIQATARPQVLSKSNEKPKQAPVPAKTSEAESSSKQKTEETTKTKNEENKKRQWSLDDFEIGRPLGKGKFGNVYLAREKQSKFILALKVLFKTQLEEAGVEHQLRREVEIQSHLRHPNILRLYGYFHDVTRVYLILEYAPRGEVFKELQKLSKFDEQRTATYMTELADALSYCHSKSVIHRDIKPENLLLGSNGELKIADFGWSVHAPSSRRTTLCGTLDYLPPEMIEGRTHDEKVDIWSLGVLCYEFLVGKPPFEAETYQETYRAISRVEFRFPPFVTEGARDLISKLLKHNPFHRLPLKDVLLHPWITANSTKMPSSRKSNVAAPSGTQS